From Pristiophorus japonicus isolate sPriJap1 chromosome 1, sPriJap1.hap1, whole genome shotgun sequence, a single genomic window includes:
- the LOC139267977 gene encoding beta-1,3-galactosyl-O-glycosyl-glycoprotein beta-1,6-N-acetylglucosaminyltransferase 4-like, with protein sequence MFCKCFTTKFQLKKMLLLFLTFVLPCLLKLLYNHRMVTGSQKTWLVEPFWSTSQFVRNRKNVKYVQLKLEINCSAIYDCSPVEVGKTLEIRKDNIVDLEDEDVELMTSDCAHYVSQRGYQNNLVSEEEQEYPLAFSLVVHKDAIMVERILKMIYMPQNIYCIHYDQKSSNPFKSAIENLASCFPNVFIASKLELVHYTHISRLQADLNCLSDLLKSSVRWKYIINLCGQDLPLRSNFELVSELKKLNGANMLESMKPSDTKKERFTYRYELQYNLYEYRQILFKTSVVKDPAPHNIEMFTGSAYFVLSYDFVHYISDSVVAKDFLAWSADTYSPDEHFWASMVRVPGVPGELSRSEAEVTDLESKTV encoded by the exons ATGTTTTGCAAGTGTTTCACTACAAAATTTCAGCTCAAGAAGATGCTTCTGCTGTTTTTAACCTTTGTATTGCCCTGCCTATTAAAACTCCTTTACAATCACAGAATGGTCACAGGTTCACAGAAAACCTGGTTAGTGGAACCTTTTTGGAGCACTTCCCAATTTGTGCGGAACAGAAAGAACGTCAAGTACGTGCAGTTAAAGCTTGAAATAAATTGCTCTGCCATCTACGACTGCAGCCCGGTGGAAGTGGGTAAAACTTTAGAAATACGAAAAGATAATATTGTTGATCTGGAAGATGAAGATGTTGAGTTGATGACATCTGACTGTGCTCACTACGTTTCCCAAAGAGGATATCAAAACAATTTGGTCTCAGAAGAGGAGCAGGAGTATCCTTTGGCATTTTCTTTGGTTGTTCATAAAGATGCTATCATGGTGGAAAGGATCTTAAAAATGATTTACATGCCCCAGAATATATACTGCATCCATTATGACCAGAAATCCTCAAACCCATTCAAATCTGCCATAGAGAACTTAGCCAGCTGCTTTCCTAATGTGTTCATTGCATCAAAGTTGGAACTGGTACACTATACTCACATCTCAAGACTCCAAGCAGATCTCAATTGCCTGTCGGATCTTCTCAAATCTTCTGTCCGATGGAAGTACATTATCAATTTGTGTGGCCAGGATTTACCATTGCGGTCCAACTTTGAATTGGTatctgagttgaagaagctgaatgGAGCTAACATGTTGGAATCTATGAAGCCGAGTGATACTAAGAAAGAACGATTCACGTATCGCTATGAGCTTCAATATAATCTATATGAGTACAGACAGATACTCTTCAAAACCAGCGTTGTGAAGGATCCTGCTCCCCACAACATTGAGATGTTTACTGGCAGTGCCTACTTTGTTTTGAGTTACGACTTTGTCCACTATATCAGTGACAGCGTGGTAGCCAAAGATTTTCTCGCCTGGTCCGCAGATACCTACTCGCCGGATGAGCACTTCTGGGCGAGCATGGTGCGGGTGCCCGGGGTGCCGGGCGAGCTCTCTCGGTCTGAGGCTGAAGTGACCGATCTGGAGAGTAAG ACGgtgtga